A DNA window from Pongo abelii isolate AG06213 chromosome 2, NHGRI_mPonAbe1-v2.0_pri, whole genome shotgun sequence contains the following coding sequences:
- the ST3GAL6 gene encoding type 2 lactosamine alpha-2,3-sialyltransferase isoform X3, translating into MRGYLVAIFLSAVFLYYVLHCILWGTNVYWVAPVEMKRRNKIQPCLSKPAFASLLRFHQFHPFLCAADFRKIASLYGSDKFDLPYGMRTSAEYFRLALSKLQSCDLFDEFDNIPCKKCVVVGNGGVLKNKTLGEKIDSYDVIIRMNNGPVLGHEEEVGRRTTFRLFYPESVFSDPIHNDPNTTVILTAFKPHDLRWLLELLMGDKINTNGFWKKPALNLIYKPYQIRILDPFIIRTAAYELLHFPKVFPKNQKPKHPTTGIIAITLAFYICHEVHLAGFKYNFSDLKSPLHYYGNATMSLMNKNAYHNVTAEQLFLKDIMEKNLVINLTQD; encoded by the exons GGTGGCACCTGTGGAAATGAAACGGAGAAATAAGATCCAGCCTTGTTTATCAAAGCCAGCTTTTGCCTCTCTGCTGAG GTTTCATCAGTTTCACCCTTTTCTGTGTGCAGCTGATTTTAGAAAGATTGCTTCCTTGTATGGTAGCGATAAGTTTGATTTGCCCTATGGGATGAGAACATCAG CGGAATATTTTCGACTTGCTCTTTCAAAACTGCAGAGTTGTGATCTCTTTGATGAGTTTGACAA CATACCCTGTAAAAAGTGTGTGGTGGTTGGTAATGGAGGAGTTTTGAAGAATAAGACATTAGGAGAAAAAATCGACTCCTATGATGTAATAAtaag AATGAATAATGGTCCTGTTTTAGGACATGAAGAAGAAGTTGGGAGAAGGACAACCTTCCGACTTTTTTATCCAGAATCTGTTTTTTCAGATCCTATTCACAATGACCCTAATACGACAGTGATTCTCACTGCTTTTAAGCCACATGATTTAAGGTGGCTGTTGGAATTGTTGATGGGTGACAAAATA AACACTAATGGTTTTTGGAAGAAACCAGCCTTAAATCTGATTTATAAACCTTATCAAATCCGAATATTAGATCCTTTCATTATCAGAACAGCAGCTTATGAACTGCTTCATTTTCCAAAAGTGTTTCCCAAAAATCAG AAACCTAAACACCCAACAACAGGAATTATTGCCATCACACTGGCGTTTTACATATGTCACGAAGTTCACCTAGCTGGTTTTAAATACAACTTTTCTGACCTCAAGAGTCCTTTGCACTACTATGGGAATGCCACCATGTCTTTGATGAATAAG aacgCGTATCACAATGTGACTGCAGAGCAGCTCTTTTTGAAGGACATTATGGAAAAAAACCTTGTAATCAACTTGACTCAAGATTGA
- the ST3GAL6 gene encoding type 2 lactosamine alpha-2,3-sialyltransferase isoform X4 → MRTSAEYFRLALSKLQSCDLFDEFDNIPCKKCVVVGNGGVLKNKTLGEKIDSYDVIIRMNNGPVLGHEEEVGRRTTFRLFYPESVFSDPIHNDPNTTVILTAFKPHDLRWLLELLMGDKINTNGFWKKPALNLIYKPYQIRILDPFIIRTAAYELLHFPKVFPKNQKPKHPTTGIIAITLAFYICHEVHLAGFKYNFSDLKSPLHYYGNATMSLMNKNAYHNVTAEQLFLKDIMEKNLVINLTQD, encoded by the exons ATGAGAACATCAG CGGAATATTTTCGACTTGCTCTTTCAAAACTGCAGAGTTGTGATCTCTTTGATGAGTTTGACAA CATACCCTGTAAAAAGTGTGTGGTGGTTGGTAATGGAGGAGTTTTGAAGAATAAGACATTAGGAGAAAAAATCGACTCCTATGATGTAATAAtaag AATGAATAATGGTCCTGTTTTAGGACATGAAGAAGAAGTTGGGAGAAGGACAACCTTCCGACTTTTTTATCCAGAATCTGTTTTTTCAGATCCTATTCACAATGACCCTAATACGACAGTGATTCTCACTGCTTTTAAGCCACATGATTTAAGGTGGCTGTTGGAATTGTTGATGGGTGACAAAATA AACACTAATGGTTTTTGGAAGAAACCAGCCTTAAATCTGATTTATAAACCTTATCAAATCCGAATATTAGATCCTTTCATTATCAGAACAGCAGCTTATGAACTGCTTCATTTTCCAAAAGTGTTTCCCAAAAATCAG AAACCTAAACACCCAACAACAGGAATTATTGCCATCACACTGGCGTTTTACATATGTCACGAAGTTCACCTAGCTGGTTTTAAATACAACTTTTCTGACCTCAAGAGTCCTTTGCACTACTATGGGAATGCCACCATGTCTTTGATGAATAAG aacgCGTATCACAATGTGACTGCAGAGCAGCTCTTTTTGAAGGACATTATGGAAAAAAACCTTGTAATCAACTTGACTCAAGATTGA
- the ST3GAL6 gene encoding type 2 lactosamine alpha-2,3-sialyltransferase isoform X5 → MNCTTQKSIPCKKCVVVGNGGVLKNKTLGEKIDSYDVIIRMNNGPVLGHEEEVGRRTTFRLFYPESVFSDPIHNDPNTTVILTAFKPHDLRWLLELLMGDKINTNGFWKKPALNLIYKPYQIRILDPFIIRTAAYELLHFPKVFPKNQKPKHPTTGIIAITLAFYICHEVHLAGFKYNFSDLKSPLHYYGNATMSLMNKNAYHNVTAEQLFLKDIMEKNLVINLTQD, encoded by the exons ATGAACTGTACTACTCAAAAAAG CATACCCTGTAAAAAGTGTGTGGTGGTTGGTAATGGAGGAGTTTTGAAGAATAAGACATTAGGAGAAAAAATCGACTCCTATGATGTAATAAtaag AATGAATAATGGTCCTGTTTTAGGACATGAAGAAGAAGTTGGGAGAAGGACAACCTTCCGACTTTTTTATCCAGAATCTGTTTTTTCAGATCCTATTCACAATGACCCTAATACGACAGTGATTCTCACTGCTTTTAAGCCACATGATTTAAGGTGGCTGTTGGAATTGTTGATGGGTGACAAAATA AACACTAATGGTTTTTGGAAGAAACCAGCCTTAAATCTGATTTATAAACCTTATCAAATCCGAATATTAGATCCTTTCATTATCAGAACAGCAGCTTATGAACTGCTTCATTTTCCAAAAGTGTTTCCCAAAAATCAG AAACCTAAACACCCAACAACAGGAATTATTGCCATCACACTGGCGTTTTACATATGTCACGAAGTTCACCTAGCTGGTTTTAAATACAACTTTTCTGACCTCAAGAGTCCTTTGCACTACTATGGGAATGCCACCATGTCTTTGATGAATAAG aacgCGTATCACAATGTGACTGCAGAGCAGCTCTTTTTGAAGGACATTATGGAAAAAAACCTTGTAATCAACTTGACTCAAGATTGA
- the ST3GAL6 gene encoding type 2 lactosamine alpha-2,3-sialyltransferase (The RefSeq protein has 2 substitutions compared to this genomic sequence) gives MRGYLVAIFLSAVFLYYVLHCILWGTNVYWAAPVEMKRRNKIQPCLSKPAFASLLRFHQFHPFLCAADFRKIASLYGSDKFDLPYGMRTSAEYFRLALSKLQSCDLFDEFDNIPCKKCVVVGNGGVLKNKTLGEKIDSYDVIIRMNNGPVLGHEEEVGRRTTFRLFYPESVFSDPIHNDPNTTVILTAFKPHDLRWLLELLMGDKINTNGFWKKPALNLIYKPYQIRILDPFIIRTAAYELLHFPKVFPKNQKPKHPTTGIIAITLAFYICHEVHLAGFKYNFSDLKSPLHYYGNATMSLMNKNAYHNVTAEQLFLKDIIEKNLVINLTQD, from the exons GGTGGCACCTGTGGAAATGAAACGGAGAAATAAGATCCAGCCTTGTTTATCAAAGCCAGCTTTTGCCTCTCTGCTGAG GTTTCATCAGTTTCACCCTTTTCTGTGTGCAGCTGATTTTAGAAAGATTGCTTCCTTGTATGGTAGCGATAAGTTTGATTTGCCCTATGGGATGAGAACATCAG CGGAATATTTTCGACTTGCTCTTTCAAAACTGCAGAGTTGTGATCTCTTTGATGAGTTTGACAA CATACCCTGTAAAAAGTGTGTGGTGGTTGGTAATGGAGGAGTTTTGAAGAATAAGACATTAGGAGAAAAAATCGACTCCTATGATGTAATAAtaag AATGAATAATGGTCCTGTTTTAGGACATGAAGAAGAAGTTGGGAGAAGGACAACCTTCCGACTTTTTTATCCAGAATCTGTTTTTTCAGATCCTATTCACAATGACCCTAATACGACAGTGATTCTCACTGCTTTTAAGCCACATGATTTAAGGTGGCTGTTGGAATTGTTGATGGGTGACAAAATA AACACTAATGGTTTTTGGAAGAAACCAGCCTTAAATCTGATTTATAAACCTTATCAAATCCGAATATTAGATCCTTTCATTATCAGAACAGCAGCTTATGAACTGCTTCATTTTCCAAAAGTGTTTCCCAAAAATCAG AAACCTAAACACCCAACAACAGGAATTATTGCCATCACACTGGCGTTTTACATATGTCACGAAGTTCACCTAGCTGGTTTTAAATACAACTTTTCTGACCTCAAGAGTCCTTTGCACTACTATGGGAATGCCACCATGTCTTTGATGAATAAG aacgCGTATCACAATGTGACTGCAGAGCAGCTCTTTTTGAAGGACATTATGGAAAAAAACCTTGTAATCAACTTGACTCAAGATTGA